The Malus sylvestris chromosome 14, drMalSylv7.2, whole genome shotgun sequence genome segment tttcagtttaccaaacatctaaaaccctcacagctttttttcatgggtggtttttttttaagcacatcACTCCCAAACGAGGGCTAGGTCAGTACTTAACCATCTTCTGACTAGAGAAATAGTTAGCTGTAATCTACCAGTTGCAAGTCCAAGCAGCATGATTGCCATTTACACAAGAAAGTGAAAGCTTCTATCTTATAAACCTAAATGTTCTCTCCATTTCTCATTTCTGGATTCAAACAACACGAAAATACGTGAACAATGGAGGCAAATCAAATCATAAGCTCATTGAACTCAAAAAAGGCACATGCAGTTCTTATTAATCAAGGGTAAAGCAATGATCGCTAAGCCTAAGCAAACAAGCCTCCAACCCTGAGAGACGTACacaattcaaatttgattatCAAAACAACCACCATCCAATCCAAATCAAACTAGCAAACAACACCACCTCAATTGAGTGCACCGACGCCAGAACCGCTCTTCTGAGCGAGCTTCGTCCACTCGGTGTGAAAGGCCCCGGGGCGATCCACTCTCTCATAGGTATGAGCCCCAAACAAGTCCCTCTGAGCCTGAACAAGGTTGGCCGGAAGCCTACCCCGCCGATAAGTGTCAAAATATGACAAACTGGCACACATTCCGGGAGTGCTAATCCCGGCTGCCACTGCCAACCCGACAACCCTCCTCCACGCAGCCTGCCTCTGCACCATTTCTTTAGCAAAATCTGGATCAACAATCAAGTTGGGCAAACTCTGATTCCTCTGGTAAGCATTCTTGATCCGATCCAAGAACACCGCTCTGATAATGCAACCGCCTTTCCAAATACGAGCCAACTCCCCCAAATTCAAATTCCAACCCTTCTCCACACTCTTGGCCCTCAACAAGTTCATCCCTTGAGCATAACTGCATATCTTCGAAGCGTACAATGCCTGCCTCACATCATCAATCAACCGCTTCTTATCAATGCCGCTCGTCACGCTGCCAATCTCCTCTTTAAACCCTGCCTGCTTCAGAGCCTCCTcggccttctctctctcctccttcaacCCACTTAAGTACCTGCAGTCCAAGGAAGCAGCAATGGTGGGCGCAGCTACTGACAGCTCCGCCGCCTGCTGCACCGTCCATTTCCCGGTCCCCTTCATCCCCGTCTTGTCGAGCAGCTTATCCACCAAAAACCCATCCGCTAAATCATCCTTAACCCTAAAAATGTCGGCCGTAATCTCAATCAGGAAGCTCTCCAGCTCTCCCCTGTTCCACTCTGAAAAAATCTCCCCCAATTCCTCATTCGTCAGCCCTCCGACGTTCTTCAGAACGTCGTACGCCTCCGAAATCAGCTGCATGTCGCCGTATTCGATTCCGTTGTGGACCATCTTGACGAAATTACCAGAACCCCCTTCGCCGATGTAGGTGACGCAGGGGCCATCCTCCACTTGGGCGGCGACCTTGTGGAGGATGTCCTGGACGTTCGTGTATGCCTGGTGGGACCCGCCGGGCATGAGGCTGGGCCCGTGGCGCGCACCCTCCTCACCGCCGGAGACTCCCATCCCGAGGTACAGAAGCCCCCTACCGTTGGCCTCGGCGATTCGGCGCTCGGTATTCTCGTACCACTCGTTGCCGCCGTCGATGATGGCGTCGCCGGGCTCCATGTGGGCGGAGAGGG includes the following:
- the LOC126598849 gene encoding 6-phosphogluconate dehydrogenase, decarboxylating 3, chloroplastic — its product is MEASPALSRIGLAGLAVMGQNLALNIAEKGFPISVYNRTTSKVDETVDRAHNEGNLPLFGQYNPRDFVLSIERPRSVIILVKAGAPVDQTIAALSAHMEPGDAIIDGGNEWYENTERRIAEANGRGLLYLGMGVSGGEEGARHGPSLMPGGSHQAYTNVQDILHKVAAQVEDGPCVTYIGEGGSGNFVKMVHNGIEYGDMQLISEAYDVLKNVGGLTNEELGEIFSEWNRGELESFLIEITADIFRVKDDLADGFLVDKLLDKTGMKGTGKWTVQQAAELSVAAPTIAASLDCRYLSGLKEEREKAEEALKQAGFKEEIGSVTSGIDKKRLIDDVRQALYASKICSYAQGMNLLRAKSVEKGWNLNLGELARIWKGGCIIRAVFLDRIKNAYQRNQSLPNLIVDPDFAKEMVQRQAAWRRVVGLAVAAGISTPGMCASLSYFDTYRRGRLPANLVQAQRDLFGAHTYERVDRPGAFHTEWTKLAQKSGSGVGALN